The Caballeronia sp. Lep1P3 genome window below encodes:
- a CDS encoding AzlC family ABC transporter permease → MLERLSETNRRAFIEGFRTFSPAIVATFSWGLVTGVAMTKSVLTVPQALGMSLAVYAGSSQLAVLPLLAAKLPLWTVPLTAAMVNLRFVIFSAGLAPHFTYLPMPRRLLIGYFNGDIIYLMFAKRNFAVGAQPGKEAFFWGLAVTSWMSWQVSSVAGILLASVIPDDWGLELAGTLALIPLIVSAIATRSTLAAVAVASVVALLAFDLPYRFGLPLAVFAALAAGTLADVVGKRGQPAPAPATPWASEQDAQAPDATRPAR, encoded by the coding sequence ATGCTCGAACGGCTGTCCGAAACGAATCGCCGCGCTTTCATCGAAGGCTTTCGCACCTTCTCGCCGGCCATTGTCGCGACCTTTTCGTGGGGCCTCGTCACCGGCGTCGCCATGACCAAGTCCGTGCTCACGGTCCCGCAGGCGCTCGGGATGTCGCTCGCGGTGTACGCGGGGTCGTCGCAACTCGCGGTGCTGCCGCTTCTCGCCGCGAAGCTCCCGCTCTGGACCGTGCCGTTGACCGCCGCGATGGTCAATCTGCGCTTCGTCATCTTCAGCGCGGGACTCGCGCCGCATTTCACCTATCTGCCGATGCCGCGGCGCCTGCTCATCGGCTACTTCAACGGCGACATCATCTATCTGATGTTCGCGAAGCGGAACTTCGCCGTCGGCGCGCAGCCCGGCAAGGAAGCGTTCTTCTGGGGACTCGCCGTGACGAGCTGGATGTCGTGGCAAGTGTCGTCGGTGGCGGGCATCCTGCTCGCGAGCGTCATTCCGGACGACTGGGGCCTCGAGCTGGCGGGCACGCTCGCGCTGATTCCGCTCATCGTCTCGGCCATCGCGACGCGCTCGACGCTTGCAGCGGTGGCCGTCGCGAGCGTCGTCGCGCTCCTCGCATTCGATCTGCCGTACCGCTTCGGCTTGCCGCTCGCGGTGTTCGCCGCGCTCGCGGCGGGCACGCTCGCCGATGTCGTCGGGAAACGGGGGCAGCCGGCGCCAGCGCCTGCAACGCCTTGGGCATCCGAACAAGACGCGCAAGCGCCCGACGCCACGAGGCCCGCGCGATGA